One Halanaerobiales bacterium genomic region harbors:
- a CDS encoding TrkA family potassium uptake protein, translated as MKQFVVVGLGRFGSSLAETLAEKDFDVLAIDIDEEIVQNMSNIVTHAVEADATDEEALKTLGVRNFDVAVVSIGDDIHSNILATLILKELGVPYVVVKAQNKLHGKILKKVGADRVVYPERDMGTRIAHNLISSNVLDYIEFAKDYSIVEIIATPNMVGNSLADLELRTRFGVNVMAIKRGKELNVTPGANDRILEGDVLVVMGKNKDLDAVKEL; from the coding sequence ATGAAACAATTCGTAGTAGTTGGTTTAGGACGTTTTGGTTCAAGTCTGGCTGAAACTTTAGCAGAAAAAGATTTTGATGTATTAGCAATTGATATAGATGAAGAAATTGTCCAAAATATGTCTAATATAGTAACACATGCTGTAGAGGCTGATGCAACTGATGAAGAAGCATTAAAAACTTTAGGAGTTAGAAATTTTGATGTAGCAGTAGTTAGTATTGGTGATGATATACATTCTAATATTTTAGCTACTCTAATTTTAAAAGAACTAGGAGTACCTTATGTTGTTGTAAAGGCTCAAAACAAATTACATGGAAAAATACTAAAAAAAGTTGGGGCAGATAGAGTTGTTTATCCAGAGAGAGATATGGGTACGAGAATTGCTCATAATTTAATATCTTCTAATGTATTAGATTATATTGAATTTGCTAAAGATTATAGTATAGTTGAGATAATTGCTACTCCTAATATGGTTGGTAATTCACTTGCTGATCTTGAACTTAGAACAAGATTTGGAGTTAATGTTATGGCAATAAAAAGAGGAAAAGAACTCAATGTTACCCCGGGAGCTAATGATAGAATTTTAGAAGGTGATGTATTAGTAGTTATGGGTAAAAATAAAGATTTAGATGCAGTAAAAGAACTTTGA
- the gyrA gene encoding DNA gyrase subunit A: protein MSDITPVTIEDKMKDSYLSYSLSVIVSRALPDVRDGLKPVHRRILYASNELGLTHKKSHKKSARIVGEVLGKYHPHGDNAVYNAMVRMAQPFNLHYPLIDGHGNFGSIDGDSAAAMRYTEARLTELSADILEDIEKDTVGFTDNFDGSLKEPEVLPSKVPNLLVNGASGIAVGMSTDIPPHNMTEVIDALLHMSRHPNARLETIMDKIKGPDFPTGAKIIGADGIKNAYETGKGKITLRAKSKIEKSGRTKQIIITELPYQTNKAKLIEEIANLVKKEKVSNISDVRDESDQDGLRIAIDLKRGAESEIILNRLFKYSSLQKSYRINLLALHNNRPVVMTLKEMLNHFLDFRREVISKRTKYLLNKAENRYHIVEGLIKAIDKLDLVISIIRNSESTSEAKTKLIEKLFITKEQAQAILSMRLQRLVGMETEKLKTEAKELEDKINRYNNILNEKEVLDKLLRKELKEIKEKYGDDRNTEIIENEDKAIINKKDLIKVKKAVISLSHRNKIKRTDNFDNVRAAKNDYIINIVEGKTFDNLLFFTDTGQVYTLEVHELSEHHGLSTGENLKKYLKIPLKENIIGMTCINKQNKDKYIALATEKGMIKKTKISEYKTNYTKIKAIKLNNKDKVVSMTIINDNSDIMMASSNGKVIRFAADSFSDTGRNTKGSRGMKLENKDSILNMGKVDNKNYVIAVTESGKGHRSHKKHFKPQNRNGKGLNIAAASNYSIHSVVLANKNENLLITTIEENMHEISIDKITEVERPGYMYKLIDINNNDKIKEVKIIPNTDKDNS, encoded by the coding sequence ATGTCAGATATAACTCCGGTTACTATTGAAGATAAAATGAAAGATTCTTATTTAAGTTATTCACTAAGTGTAATTGTTAGTCGTGCTTTGCCAGATGTTAGAGATGGTTTAAAACCAGTTCACCGAAGGATATTATATGCATCAAATGAACTTGGTTTGACCCACAAAAAATCCCACAAAAAATCAGCTAGAATAGTCGGTGAAGTATTGGGTAAATATCATCCTCATGGCGACAATGCAGTCTACAATGCTATGGTACGTATGGCACAGCCATTTAATCTACATTATCCTTTAATTGATGGACATGGTAATTTTGGATCAATCGATGGCGATAGTGCTGCTGCTATGCGTTATACAGAGGCCAGACTAACTGAATTATCTGCTGATATATTAGAAGATATAGAAAAAGATACTGTAGGGTTTACTGATAATTTTGATGGTTCATTAAAAGAACCAGAGGTTTTACCAAGTAAAGTTCCTAATCTTCTTGTTAATGGTGCCAGTGGAATCGCTGTTGGAATGAGTACTGATATTCCTCCTCACAATATGACTGAGGTTATTGACGCTTTATTACATATGTCTCGCCATCCTAATGCCAGATTAGAAACAATTATGGATAAAATTAAAGGACCAGATTTTCCTACAGGAGCTAAAATCATTGGTGCTGATGGAATAAAGAATGCTTATGAAACTGGTAAAGGCAAAATTACCTTAAGAGCAAAAAGTAAAATAGAAAAAAGTGGTCGTACAAAACAAATTATTATAACTGAATTGCCCTATCAAACTAATAAAGCAAAACTAATCGAAGAAATAGCCAATTTAGTAAAAAAAGAAAAAGTCTCCAACATTTCAGATGTTAGAGATGAATCTGATCAAGATGGATTGAGAATTGCAATTGATTTAAAACGAGGGGCAGAAAGCGAAATAATTCTTAATAGATTATTTAAATATAGTTCATTACAAAAATCATATAGGATAAATTTACTTGCTCTGCATAATAATAGACCAGTTGTAATGACTTTAAAAGAAATGTTAAATCATTTTCTTGATTTCAGAAGAGAAGTAATCTCCAAAAGAACTAAATACCTTTTAAATAAAGCAGAAAACAGATATCACATTGTTGAAGGTTTAATAAAAGCTATTGATAAACTTGATTTAGTAATATCAATTATTAGAAATTCTGAATCTACTTCAGAAGCCAAAACAAAATTAATAGAAAAATTATTTATTACTAAAGAACAGGCTCAAGCTATTTTAAGTATGAGATTACAAAGGTTAGTTGGAATGGAAACTGAAAAATTGAAAACTGAAGCAAAAGAACTTGAGGATAAAATAAACAGATATAATAATATTCTTAATGAAAAGGAAGTTTTAGATAAGTTATTACGTAAAGAATTAAAAGAAATAAAGGAAAAATATGGAGATGATAGAAATACCGAAATAATAGAAAATGAAGATAAAGCAATAATTAATAAAAAAGATTTAATTAAAGTTAAAAAAGCAGTAATTTCACTTTCACACCGAAATAAAATTAAAAGAACTGATAATTTTGATAATGTAAGAGCAGCTAAAAATGATTATATAATAAATATTGTTGAAGGAAAAACTTTTGATAATCTGCTATTCTTTACTGACACGGGTCAGGTCTATACCCTCGAAGTCCATGAATTGTCAGAACATCACGGGCTTTCTACTGGTGAAAACCTCAAGAAATATTTAAAAATACCACTTAAAGAAAATATAATTGGTATGACATGTATTAATAAACAAAATAAGGATAAATATATAGCTTTAGCAACCGAAAAAGGAATGATTAAAAAGACAAAAATTAGTGAATATAAAACTAATTATACTAAAATTAAAGCTATTAAACTTAATAATAAGGACAAAGTAGTAAGTATGACGATTATAAATGATAATTCAGACATCATGATGGCAAGTAGTAATGGTAAAGTTATTAGATTCGCTGCAGATTCTTTTTCAGATACCGGTAGAAATACCAAAGGTAGTAGAGGGATGAAATTAGAAAACAAAGATAGTATATTAAATATGGGTAAAGTTGATAATAAAAATTATGTTATTGCAGTGACAGAATCTGGTAAAGGTCATCGTTCTCATAAAAAACATTTTAAACCACAAAATAGAAATGGAAAAGGTTTGAATATAGCTGCAGCCAGTAACTATTCTATTCATTCTGTAGTATTAGCAAATAAAAATGAAAATTTATTAATTACAACTATTGAAGAAAATATGCATGAAATTTCAATTGACAAAATAACAGAAGTAGAAAGGCCTGGATATATGTACAAATTAATTGATATAAATAATAATGATAAAATAAAAGAAGTTAAAATCATACCAAACACTGATAAAGATAATAGTTAA
- a CDS encoding rubredoxin, with the protein MQKYECTVCMYVYDPEEGDPDNGVEPGTPFEELPEDWVCPECGVGKDMFEPV; encoded by the coding sequence ATGCAAAAATATGAATGTACAGTATGTATGTATGTTTATGATCCTGAAGAAGGAGACCCTGATAATGGGGTAGAACCAGGAACCCCTTTTGAAGAACTTCCTGAAGATTGGGTATGTCCTGAATGTGGAGTAGGAAAAGATATGTTTGAACCTGTATAA
- a CDS encoding cell wall hydrolase, with protein MNKKILKTSDNLIIFLVIILTINFIFLPAFSLKARAEDSINKEDIYTGIGVAVLLVIISKIAENNNKVSETTNNSRVNIDYENLDNKDVEILARAIYAESRGEPYKGQVAVGAVILNRVKSANFPNSIEKVVYQDGQFSSVQDGQINLLPNKTALNAAKEAINGKDPSKGALYFYNPKTAKTLWWLNTRDKLTEIGNHVFAK; from the coding sequence ATGAATAAAAAAATATTAAAAACAAGTGATAATCTTATTATATTTTTAGTAATAATATTGACAATTAATTTTATATTTTTACCTGCCTTTTCTTTAAAAGCCAGGGCTGAGGATTCTATTAATAAAGAAGATATATACACAGGTATAGGTGTAGCTGTTTTGTTAGTAATAATATCAAAAATAGCAGAAAATAATAATAAAGTATCAGAAACAACTAATAATTCAAGAGTAAATATTGATTATGAAAATCTTGATAATAAAGATGTAGAAATTCTAGCAAGAGCTATATATGCTGAATCTAGAGGAGAACCATATAAAGGCCAGGTAGCGGTTGGAGCTGTAATTTTGAATAGAGTTAAAAGCGCCAATTTCCCTAATTCTATTGAAAAAGTAGTTTATCAGGATGGACAATTTTCTTCAGTTCAGGATGGACAGATCAATCTTTTACCTAATAAAACTGCCTTAAATGCTGCCAAAGAAGCAATAAACGGTAAAGACCCAAGTAAAGGGGCTCTATATTTTTATAATCCAAAAACTGCAAAAACACTCTGGTGGCTTAATACAAGAGATAAATTAACTGAAATAGGTAATCATGTTTTTGCGAAATAA
- the miaB gene encoding tRNA (N6-isopentenyl adenosine(37)-C2)-methylthiotransferase MiaB encodes MSKRKFYKIITYGCQMNVHDSEKLAGMLENMGYEKTENKNKADIILFNTCAIRENAELKVFGKVGSLKNLKKENPELIIGIGGCMMQVDEIVNKIHEKYPYVDLVFGTHNIHKVPELINEIKAQKEKVYEVWPEADGLIPDTPVKRQGDYKAWVTIIQGCNNFCSYCIVPHVRGRERSRNLNDIVKEVKNIVEDGIKEITLLGQNVNSYGNDLDNNVNFAMLLSKLNKIEGLKRIRFMTSHPKDLDLEVIKTIKNNNKICEHFHLPVQSGSTKILKKMNRGYTRDEYIELVNMIRNEINNPSITTDFIVGFPGETEKDFEKTIDLVKKLRFDMAFTFSYSPRENTRAAKMNDQIDEEVKDTRLKKLMSIQNEISLEENKRFLGETVEVLVEGESKNNPETFMGRSRRNKLIIFPKEDGIKGKIVDVKINNVKSWTLYGEIVNKR; translated from the coding sequence ATGAGTAAAAGAAAGTTTTATAAAATTATTACTTATGGATGTCAGATGAATGTCCATGATTCAGAAAAACTAGCTGGTATGTTAGAAAATATGGGTTATGAAAAAACCGAAAATAAAAATAAAGCTGATATTATTTTATTTAATACATGTGCAATTCGCGAAAATGCTGAATTAAAGGTATTTGGAAAAGTTGGTTCGTTGAAAAATCTTAAAAAAGAAAATCCTGAATTGATAATTGGGATAGGCGGATGTATGATGCAGGTTGATGAGATAGTTAATAAAATACATGAAAAATATCCCTATGTTGATTTGGTTTTTGGCACTCATAATATTCATAAAGTTCCGGAGTTGATTAATGAGATAAAAGCGCAAAAAGAAAAAGTCTATGAAGTTTGGCCAGAAGCAGATGGATTAATTCCTGATACTCCAGTAAAAAGACAAGGAGATTATAAGGCCTGGGTTACTATAATACAGGGTTGTAATAATTTTTGTAGTTATTGTATTGTACCTCATGTAAGAGGAAGAGAAAGAAGTAGAAATTTAAATGATATTGTAAAAGAAGTAAAAAATATAGTTGAAGATGGAATAAAGGAAATTACATTACTTGGCCAAAATGTAAACTCATACGGAAATGATCTTGATAATAATGTTAATTTTGCTATGTTATTATCTAAACTAAATAAAATTGAAGGATTAAAAAGAATTAGATTTATGACTTCTCATCCAAAAGATCTTGATTTAGAAGTTATAAAAACTATAAAAAATAATAATAAAATATGCGAACATTTTCATTTACCTGTTCAATCTGGAAGTACGAAAATATTAAAAAAAATGAATAGAGGTTATACTAGAGATGAGTATATAGAATTAGTTAATATGATTAGAAATGAAATTAATAATCCAAGTATTACTACTGACTTTATAGTTGGATTTCCAGGAGAAACTGAAAAGGATTTTGAAAAAACAATTGATCTTGTTAAAAAACTTAGATTTGATATGGCTTTTACTTTTTCATATTCACCTAGAGAAAATACTAGAGCGGCTAAAATGAATGATCAAATAGATGAAGAAGTTAAAGATACTCGATTAAAAAAATTAATGAGTATTCAAAATGAGATTAGTTTAGAAGAAAATAAAAGATTTTTAGGTGAAACAGTAGAAGTTTTAGTTGAAGGTGAAAGTAAAAACAATCCAGAAACATTTATGGGAAGAAGTAGAAGAAATAAACTTATAATTTTCCCAAAAGAAGATGGAATAAAAGGAAAGATTGTGGATGTGAAAATAAATAATGTAAAAAGTTGGACTTTATACGGAGAAATAGTTAATAAGAGGTGA
- a CDS encoding TrkH family potassium uptake protein produces the protein MALKESIKLYKLSPAQILVAGYFTVILTGTILLSLPMATTATGSLGFIDSLFTSTSATCVTGLIVVNTSSAFTVFGQVVIMLLIQIGGLGIMSMSTLMAFLIGKKISLKERLVIQQDLNQFGISGLVRLIQYVLGFTLIIEGAGAIFMFTKLIHEYKIVKAIYYSIFHAVSAFNNAGFDLFGNSLVGFTGSIIMNFAVMILIILGGIGFGVLTESTNDKRFGKSSLQSKIVVIMTLILLVVGFLVLLALEFNNPETMGKLPFGEKILSAMFLSVTPRTAGFNTLPTNALRSSSLFFIIILMFIGASPGSTGGGIKTTTFGIMVITMWNKIIGKKDIEIYNRRIDEEDVLKAMAITLLAMALIVLITIVLTITESKPFLDILFETVSAFGTVGLSTGVTPTLSKIGRILIIMTMFAGRVGPLTLAVAFAERQRKGIYHYPKEKIMVG, from the coding sequence ATGGCTCTCAAAGAATCAATTAAATTATATAAATTATCACCTGCTCAAATTCTAGTAGCAGGTTATTTTACGGTGATTCTAACCGGGACTATTTTACTTAGTTTACCTATGGCTACTACAGCAACTGGTAGTTTAGGTTTTATTGATTCACTTTTTACTTCAACTTCTGCTACCTGTGTAACTGGTTTAATAGTTGTAAATACTAGTTCAGCCTTTACTGTATTTGGCCAGGTAGTAATTATGTTATTGATTCAAATTGGTGGATTAGGTATAATGAGTATGTCAACGCTTATGGCTTTTTTAATAGGTAAAAAGATTTCTTTAAAAGAAAGATTAGTAATTCAACAGGATCTTAATCAATTTGGGATTTCAGGTCTAGTTAGATTAATTCAATATGTGCTTGGCTTTACTTTAATAATAGAAGGTGCAGGCGCAATTTTTATGTTTACTAAATTAATTCATGAATATAAAATTGTAAAAGCAATATATTATTCTATTTTTCATGCTGTTTCTGCTTTTAATAATGCAGGATTTGATCTTTTTGGCAATAGTCTTGTTGGTTTTACTGGAAGTATTATTATGAATTTTGCTGTTATGATTTTGATTATTTTAGGTGGTATTGGTTTTGGAGTTTTGACAGAATCAACCAATGACAAAAGATTTGGTAAATCATCACTACAATCAAAAATTGTTGTAATTATGACTTTAATATTATTAGTTGTTGGATTTTTAGTTCTTTTAGCTTTAGAATTTAATAATCCTGAAACAATGGGAAAATTACCGTTTGGAGAAAAAATATTATCCGCTATGTTTTTATCAGTTACTCCTAGAACAGCAGGTTTTAATACTCTACCAACTAATGCTTTAAGGAGTTCCTCACTGTTTTTTATAATAATTTTAATGTTTATTGGAGCTTCACCAGGATCTACAGGTGGAGGAATTAAAACAACTACTTTTGGGATAATGGTTATAACAATGTGGAATAAAATTATTGGAAAAAAAGATATAGAAATTTATAATAGAAGAATTGATGAAGAAGATGTTTTAAAAGCAATGGCTATTACATTATTGGCAATGGCATTAATTGTATTAATTACAATAGTTTTAACTATTACAGAAAGCAAACCATTTCTTGATATACTTTTTGAAACCGTTTCAGCTTTTGGAACAGTTGGTCTTTCTACAGGAGTTACTCCTACTTTATCTAAAATTGGAAGAATATTAATTATTATGACTATGTTTGCAGGAAGAGTGGGTCCTTTAACATTAGCAGTAGCTTTTGCAGAAAGACAAAGAAAGGGTATTTATCATTATCCAAAAGAAAAAATAATGGTTGGCTAA
- a CDS encoding chloride channel protein, which translates to MKKNIKNNSLLIFIAILIGVLVSLLSLIYAELITFLEDNLYKTFLNTYLIIFIPAIGGLLVGILLKYNALNARGHGIPAILQTIKTKKIHFTFRDLWVEGFASALTIGTGGSAGRIGPLVEIGAGMADLIDKKFDFPQDIYQVLLGCGAAAAIAAVFSAPLGGIVFSMEILFRDLELKKITLVIISALSSYIFTNTIFNLNPIFNIPVFNVNSSYEYLLFVILGIIIGIIGYIFVKNLYLISIFFNNLKIPLWIKPTLGGLVVGITGYYLPQIMGTGINITNEIFLNDHLILLMIFIIIFKLIMTGITLGSGGSGGIFAPILMIGGLSGFVYAISINKLFHNFIISNISYGIIGMASALGAITQAPFTASLIVFELTGDYNTIVPLLFASVISSIVYSKFIEESVYSPKLFKRFPKND; encoded by the coding sequence ATGAAAAAAAACATAAAAAATAATAGTTTATTAATATTTATTGCTATTTTAATAGGTGTTTTAGTATCCTTATTATCTTTAATTTATGCTGAACTTATAACTTTTTTGGAAGATAATTTGTATAAAACTTTTTTAAATACTTACTTAATTATTTTTATTCCGGCAATAGGTGGTTTATTAGTTGGAATTTTATTAAAATACAATGCTTTAAATGCTAGGGGACATGGCATTCCAGCAATTTTACAGACAATTAAAACTAAAAAAATACATTTTACTTTTCGAGATTTATGGGTTGAAGGATTTGCTTCAGCTCTTACCATTGGAACAGGTGGATCGGCGGGTAGAATTGGACCTTTAGTAGAAATTGGTGCTGGAATGGCAGATTTGATTGATAAAAAGTTTGATTTTCCTCAAGATATATATCAAGTACTTTTAGGTTGTGGTGCTGCAGCTGCTATAGCTGCTGTGTTTAGTGCTCCACTTGGAGGAATTGTTTTTTCAATGGAAATTTTGTTCAGAGATTTAGAATTAAAAAAAATAACTTTAGTAATAATTAGTGCTCTAAGTTCTTATATTTTTACTAATACTATATTTAATTTAAATCCAATATTTAATATACCTGTTTTTAATGTCAATTCATCCTATGAATATCTTTTATTTGTAATTTTAGGTATTATAATCGGAATAATTGGCTATATTTTTGTTAAAAATTTATATTTGATTTCTATTTTTTTCAACAATCTAAAAATACCATTATGGATAAAACCTACTTTAGGTGGGTTAGTTGTTGGAATAACAGGTTATTATCTCCCTCAAATTATGGGAACTGGAATAAATATAACAAATGAAATATTTCTTAATGATCATCTAATATTATTAATGATATTTATAATTATTTTCAAATTGATAATGACCGGTATAACATTAGGTTCAGGTGGTTCAGGAGGAATATTTGCTCCAATTTTGATGATTGGAGGATTAAGTGGATTCGTATATGCTATATCAATTAATAAATTGTTTCATAACTTTATTATATCAAATATATCTTATGGAATAATAGGAATGGCATCAGCATTGGGGGCTATTACTCAAGCTCCTTTTACTGCTTCACTGATTGTATTTGAACTTACTGGTGATTATAATACTATAGTACCTTTACTTTTTGCTTCTGTAATTTCTTCAATTGTATATAGTAAATTTATAGAGGAATCAGTATACTCTCCAAAATTATTTAAAAGATTTCCTAAAAATGATTAA
- the gyrB gene encoding DNA topoisomerase (ATP-hydrolyzing) subunit B: protein MSLIDEEIYNADKIQVLEGLEAVRKRPGMYIGSTGIKGLHHLVWEVVDNSIDEYLAGYGDKIEVIINKDNSITVHDEGRGIPADTHSDTGLTAAQVVMTTLHAGGKFSNNSYKVSGGLHGVGVSVVNALSEWLTLTTYWEGHKYKQGYEKGLPVGELEKLEKTNKTGTTITFKPDPEIFEKVEYKFETLAHRLQESAYLNKDLTLILTDKRKEEKKRKEFHYQGGIRAFVEFLNKDRNLINEKVIYFEKEINEYYLEVAIQYNEGFNERIYTYANNINTTEGGYHLTGFKTALTKSVNNFAKRNNMLTKKVSSLRGSDVREGITAVINVKLPEPQFEGQTKSKLGNSEIRSIVESALYEYLNLYFDSNPEIAKEIVDKALQSVRARKASKKARELTRRKTALSSNSLPGKLADCSSRDPEKGELFLVEGDSAGGSAKQGRQRKFQAILPLKGKIMNVERARLNKILNNTEIATIITALGTGIGDEFDLSNLRYHKIIIMTDADVDGAHISTLILTLFYRYMPELIKNDHVYIAQPPLYKVSWKNEHRYLYRDSNLENFKNENPDLNFEIQRYKGLGEMNPRQLWKTTMNPENRKLQKVEIDDEIEADDVFTRLMGSKASLRKQFIFKNADMVKELDV, encoded by the coding sequence ATGTCATTAATAGATGAAGAAATTTATAATGCAGATAAGATACAAGTTTTAGAAGGTTTAGAAGCTGTAAGAAAAAGACCAGGAATGTATATTGGAAGTACGGGGATTAAAGGGCTTCATCATCTTGTTTGGGAAGTAGTTGATAATAGTATAGATGAATATCTTGCTGGATATGGTGATAAAATAGAAGTAATAATTAATAAAGACAATAGTATAACAGTACATGATGAAGGAAGAGGAATACCTGCTGATACTCATTCAGATACCGGATTAACAGCAGCTCAGGTTGTTATGACTACTTTACATGCTGGAGGTAAATTTAGTAATAATAGTTATAAAGTATCAGGTGGTTTGCATGGTGTTGGTGTTTCTGTGGTTAATGCTCTTTCTGAATGGTTAACATTAACAACTTACTGGGAGGGGCATAAATATAAGCAAGGATATGAAAAAGGTTTACCAGTAGGTGAATTAGAAAAATTAGAAAAGACTAATAAAACTGGTACTACTATTACCTTTAAACCTGATCCGGAAATTTTTGAAAAGGTTGAATATAAGTTTGAAACTCTTGCTCATAGACTACAGGAATCTGCTTATCTCAATAAAGATTTAACTTTAATTCTTACAGACAAAAGAAAAGAGGAGAAAAAAAGAAAAGAATTTCATTATCAAGGTGGAATAAGAGCTTTTGTTGAATTTTTAAATAAAGATAGGAATTTAATTAATGAAAAAGTAATTTATTTTGAAAAAGAAATAAATGAGTATTATTTAGAAGTTGCTATACAATATAATGAAGGTTTTAACGAAAGGATTTATACATATGCTAATAATATAAATACTACTGAAGGTGGTTATCATTTAACTGGATTTAAAACAGCCTTAACTAAATCAGTTAATAATTTTGCTAAAAGAAATAATATGCTTACTAAAAAGGTGTCATCTCTTAGAGGTAGTGATGTAAGAGAAGGAATAACTGCTGTGATTAATGTTAAATTACCTGAACCCCAATTTGAAGGACAGACTAAATCTAAATTAGGAAATAGTGAAATAAGAAGTATTGTAGAAAGTGCATTATATGAATACCTTAATTTATATTTTGATTCAAATCCAGAAATAGCTAAAGAAATTGTAGATAAAGCACTTCAGTCTGTAAGAGCGAGAAAAGCTTCAAAAAAAGCTAGAGAATTAACAAGAAGAAAAACTGCTTTAAGTTCAAATTCTTTACCTGGTAAATTAGCAGATTGTAGTAGTCGTGATCCTGAAAAAGGAGAATTATTCTTGGTTGAGGGTGATTCTGCTGGTGGTTCAGCCAAACAGGGACGTCAGAGAAAATTTCAGGCTATTTTGCCTTTAAAAGGAAAAATAATGAATGTGGAAAGAGCTAGATTAAATAAAATATTAAATAATACTGAAATTGCAACAATTATTACTGCTTTAGGTACAGGAATTGGAGATGAATTTGATCTAAGTAATTTAAGATATCATAAAATAATAATTATGACAGATGCTGATGTAGATGGTGCTCATATTTCTACATTAATTTTAACATTATTTTATCGTTATATGCCAGAACTGATTAAGAATGATCACGTTTATATAGCACAACCCCCACTTTATAAAGTAAGTTGGAAAAATGAACACCGCTATTTATACCGGGATTCAAACCTGGAGAATTTTAAAAATGAAAATCCTGATCTTAATTTTGAGATTCAGCGATATAAGGGTCTTGGTGAAATGAACCCAAGACAGTTGTGGAAAACAACAATGAATCCTGAAAACAGAAAATTACAAAAGGTAGAAATTGATGATGAAATAGAAGCTGATGATGTTTTTACCAGACTAATGGGGTCTAAAGCAAGTTTAAGAAAACAGTTTATATTCAAAAATGCTGATATGGTAAAAGAATTAGATGTTTAA